The nucleotide window TTAACAGGGATCTCTTGACGCTCTCCCTCGATAAAGCATCTGGCTCCGGCTTCGAATCAAGAAACGAGTACTTGTTTGGCAAGATTGATATGCAACTCAAGCTTGTTCCCGGCAATTCAGCTGGCACAGTCACTGCATATTATGTAAGTTTCTTAAGAGTTTGTAGACAGTAGAATTGTGTCAATTGACAAATATTGATCTTTGTTTATGGTTTTATTGCAGTTGTCTTCTAAAGGGTCTAACTGGGATGAAATCGACTTTGAGTTCTTGGGAAACTTGAGTGGTGATCCTTACATTCTACATACAAATGTGTTTAGCCAAGGTAAAGGCAACCGGGAGCAGCAGTTCTACCTGTGGTTCGACCCGACTGCTGATTTCCATACATATTCCATCCTTTGGAACCCTCAACGTATCATGTAAGTGGCTTTTCATGTATGAAACTATCTCCTGGTTTCTCTGTTAACcaactatatttttttttttttactgatAATTGTGTTTCGGTTTTCAGATTTTCGGTTGATGGAACACCCATTAGAGAGTTCAAGAATGCCGAATCGATTGGGGTGCCGTTTCCTAAAGACCGGCCGATGAGGATACACTCTAGCTTATGGAATGCTGATGATTGGGCCACCAGGGGTGGGCTTGTGAAGACTGACTGGAGTCAAGCTCCTTTCACTGCTTCCTACAGAAACTTCAAGGCGGATGCTTGTGTTGTGGCTTCTGGGAAGTCGTCTTGCAGCGGCTCAGCCGCGTCTTCAAGCGGCAATCAGGCGTGGTTGTCGGAGGAGTTGGATATTACAAAGCAAGAAAGGCTAAGATGGGTGCAAAAGAATTATATGATCTACAACTACTGCTCAGATTCTAAGAGGTTTTCACAAGGTTTTCCCCCTGAGTGTCAAATGGCATAAAAAGTAGTCAATTCGAGTGTTTGAGCCCAAATATATTCTTTTATGTATGTAGTTTTCCTTAAGATTTAAAgttgattatttttttttttcatatttattgTAGCTATCATCATCAATAAAATTTAAAAGTTTTGGCACTAGCTAGCTTGTTCCACACATTTATGCATACAATTGATATATAACACAACACTCATTCGCTTTTATGCTAAATAATAAGTCTTTGGTAATCTCCCCATGCTAGGAAGCAAGTTCTTGACACCACGCAACTTAAAATGTTCAAATATGGGTAACTTGCATATGAACTCAAAAACATACATAAACTCTAATATATATTTCTCATTTTCAAAATCTTAATATCGGGTCAGAGTCTCCTAGTCACTCGTAATTTACAATTTTACATCATTCAAATATAACAAAATCCAATATCCACTTGTTCATAAACAAGCTCCTGTGTGGGTCTCAAAATTACATACTTTTACACCTCCGTTATAGTTA belongs to Helianthus annuus cultivar XRQ/B chromosome 5, HanXRQr2.0-SUNRISE, whole genome shotgun sequence and includes:
- the LOC110940222 gene encoding probable xyloglucan endotransglucosylase/hydrolase protein 23 yields the protein MASTTTSILNSVFLFMIIFLGSTLADFNNEFDITWGDGRGKVINRDLLTLSLDKASGSGFESRNEYLFGKIDMQLKLVPGNSAGTVTAYYLSSKGSNWDEIDFEFLGNLSGDPYILHTNVFSQGKGNREQQFYLWFDPTADFHTYSILWNPQRIIFSVDGTPIREFKNAESIGVPFPKDRPMRIHSSLWNADDWATRGGLVKTDWSQAPFTASYRNFKADACVVASGKSSCSGSAASSSGNQAWLSEELDITKQERLRWVQKNYMIYNYCSDSKRFSQGFPPECQMA